The nucleotide sequence CGGCAGGTCCTGATGCACGCCGCCGACGCGGAAGTAGGCTGCATGCATACGGCTGCCGGAGGCGCGCTCGTAGAATACCATCAGCTTCTCGCGCTCTTCGAAACCCCACAGCGGCGGGGTCAGCGCGCCGACGTCCATCGCCTGCGTGGTGACGTTGAGAAGATGCGAGAGAATGCGGCCGATCTCGCAATAGAGCACGCGGATGAGCTGGCCGCGGCGCGGCACCTCGATGCCGAGCAGCTTCTCTGCGGCGAGACAGAAGGCATGCTCCTGGTTCATCGGCGCGACGTAGTCGAGCCGGTCGAAATACGGGATCGCCTGGAGATAGGTCTTCTGCTCGATCAGCTTTTCGGTGCCGCGATGAAGCAGGCCGATATGCGGGTCGACGCGGGCGACGACTTCGCCGTCAAGCTCCAGCACCAGACGCAACACGCCGTGCGCCGCAGGATGCTGCGGGCCGAAATTGATGGTGAAATTGCGAAGCTGTTCGGGTTGCTCGTTCATGATCAGACCTTCGGTCCCGCCTTCTCGTCACCGGGAAGCGGATAGTCCGCCCCTTCCCACGGCGAGAGGAAATCGAACTTGCGGAATTCCTGGTTGAGGCGCACCGGCTCGTACACCACCCGCTTCTCCTGATCGTCGTAGCGGACCTCGACGAAACCGGTGGTCGGGAAATCCTTGCGCAGCGGATGGCCTTCGAAACCGTAATCGGTGAGGATGCGGCGCATGTCGGGATGGCCGACGAAGAACACGCCGTAGAGGTCGTAGGCCTCGCGCTCGAACCAGTCGGCGCCCGGGAACACCTCGATCAGCGACGGCACCTGCGTGGTCTCGTCGGCCTGGGCCTTGAGCCGGATCCGCGTGTTCAGCGTCGGTGACAGGAAGTGATAGATGACGTCGAAACGCTTCTCGCGATCGGGATAGTCCGCCGCCGTGATGTCGGTGAAGTTGACGAAACGGCATTTCGGATCGTCGCGGAGGTACGTCACCACCTCGACGATCTTGCCGGCCTCGACATCGACCGTGAGCTGGTTGAAGGCCACGGAGTGACCGAGCGCGGCGCCCGGAAGCGCGCTAACGATCGTCTGCCCCAGGGCGTCGAGCTTGGCGTCGTCCATGACGTAAAACCTTAGCGTTCGATGGTGCCGGTGCGGCGGATCTTCTTCTGCAGCAGCAGCACGCCGTAGAGCAGCGCTTCCGCCGTGGGCGGGCAGCCCGGCACGTAGATGTCGATCGGCACGATGCGGTCGCAGCCACGCACGACCGAGTAGGAATAGTGATAGTAGCCGCCGCCGTTGGCGCAGGAGCCCATCGAGATGACGTAGCGCGGCTCGGGCATCTGGTCGTAGACCTTGCGCAAAGCCGGCGCCATCTTGTTGGTCAGGGTGCCCGCGACGATCATCACGTCGGACTGGCGCGGCGAGGCACGCGGGGCGAAGCCGAAGCGCTCGACGTCGTAGCGCGGCATCGACACCTGCATCATCTCGACTGCGCAGCAGGCGAGACCGAAGGTCATCCACATCAGCGAGCCGGTGCGGGCCCAGGTGATGAGGTCGTCGGTCGCGGCCACGAAGAAGCCCTTGTCGGACAGCTCGGAATTGACCTCGAGGAAGAACGGATCATTGGCCCCGACCGGCTTGCCGGTCGACGGGTCCAGGATGCCCTTGGGGGCCGGTGCGAGAACCGGACCGGCGGACGATGCAGGGTTCAATCCCATTCGAGTGCTCCCTTCTTCCATTCATAGGCGAACCCGACCGTCAGCACGGCGAGGAACACCACCATGGACCAGAAGCCGGTCGCGCCAAGCTTGCCGAACGCCACCGCCCAGGGAAACAGGAACGCCACCTCGAGGTCGAAGATGATGAAGAGGATGGCGACCAGATAGAAGCGAACGTCGAACTTCATGCGGGCGTCGTCGAAGGCGTTGAAACCGCACTCATACGCCGACAGCTTTTCCGGATCCGGCTGCTGGAACGCGACGATGAAGGGCGCGATCAGCAGCACCAGGCCAATGAGGCCCGCTACCCCTATAAAGACGACGAGTGGTAGATAGTTCTGTAGAATACCGCTCATTGACGAGCCCTTTTTCCCGCAGCCTCGGGACAGCCACGGATTCGTCCAGTTTGGAATTGTTCTGAGCCTTAGCGCAGTGCACCAATGGGCGCAAGACACGCTCTTTTCAGGCCCTTTGCCGCTCCCAGACCAGCGAAAAATCCCGGAATCACCCCGCGGCTGGTATGGAGCAGATCGCCGGACCCAGCAAGGGCGGCCACAGTTTTGCAGCAGCAGCTCTGGAATTGCGGCGCGCCGGCCGCGGCAGCTATTTGCCGCGTAACATCCGGTCAAAATGCTCGGGTTTTTGCGTGCGGCAGCGCACCCAAACCCAGGCAATGACCAGTACCGGGGCCCCGACCGTCACCCAGGCGACATACTGACCGAGCGTTCCCCAGAGCAGCGCCGCTAACAGGCCCGTGATCGTCGCAACCACCAGCAGGATAGGTGCAGCAAAGACACGTATCCACAGGCGCGAGCGGTCAGAGGAGCCATGCGTCACGACGGGACCGGGGCTCGTCTGGCGAATGCGTCGGCCTTGGCGGGCGCGCGCTTGCGCCGCCGCGCCAGCCAGAGATAGAGGCCGCTGCCGATCACAACGATGGTGAGCAGGTCGAGCGCGGCCCAGATCACCTTGAGCGGCATCCCGCCATAGTCGCCGAAATGCAGCGGCTGCGAGATCAGAAGCGCCTGAAGATAGAGCGGCAGCGCCCGGCTGTCGGCGACCTCCCCGGTTTCGCCGTCAAGCAGCACCGGCTTGAGCAGCCGCGCAGTCAAAGCCGTGTCGCCGCGCATGAAGGCGGCGAAGTGATGCGAGGAGCTGAAGGGCGTGCCCGGAAAGGCGATGAAGGCGACCTCCATGCCCGGCGCCGCCTGTCTCGCGCGCGCGACGACGTCATCGAGCGAGGCGAGATGCGAGGGCGGCGGCTTGCCGGCATAGGGCGCGACCATGCTGGCAAGCTCGGTGGCCTTCCACTGGTTGAGCATCAGTTCGGCCCAGGTGTTGACGACGCCGGTGACGCCAACCACCAGCGCCCAGGCGACCGTCACGACGCCGATCAGATTGTGCCAGTCGAGCCAGCGCACGCGGCGCGAGGCGCGGTCGCGAATGGTGGCAAAGCGCAACCGCCGGGTGAACGGCCAGTACAGCACCACGCCGGAGACGATGGCGATGGCGAACAACAGCCCCATCCCGCCGAGAAACAGCTTTCCAGGCTGGCCGACGAACATGTCGGTATGCAGCTTGAGCATGATCAGCATCGGGCCGATGCCGACCGGTCCGAGCAGCTTGGTCGAGACCGCGTCGAAGGCGCGCACGGTGGTATTGTCAGGCAGCCCGTCGACGGCGCTGTTGGTGAAGGCGGTCACGATCCCGGGCTCGTCCTTGTCCCAGGAGATATATTGCATCACGCGGCCGGGATCCGCGGCGAGCGCGGCGTCGGCGACGGCTTGCGTCGTCGCACGCGCCGCGCCCGCGTGAGCTTCGGGCTGGGGGGCATAGCCCAGGAGCTCATCGATCTCGTGATGGAAGATCAGCGGCAGGCCGGTGAGGCAGAGCAGCAGCAGGAAGACGGTCGAGATCAGGCTGGTCCAGGTGTGGACCACGGACCAGAGCCTGACCGTGCGCGCCTTCACGATGGCGTCCCCTCGCCTGTCCTCACCATTTGTACGAGACGCTGGCGGCGACGCGCCTGCGGTCGCCGTAGAAGCAGGATGAGGTCGACGCGCAGCTCGCGACATAGATCTTGTCGGTGAAATTGATCACGTTGATCGCCGTGCGCCAGTTCTGCCATTCGTAATGGACCGCGAGATCGCCGAGCACCACTGCGGGAACCTCGAGGGTGTTAGCGGTGTCGGCCCAGGACGAGCCGATATAACGCACGCCGCCGCCGAAACCGAACCCTTCGAGCGGCCCATCCTTGAAGGTGTAGTCCGCCCAGCCCGACACCAGCATCTCGGGCGTGTTGGTCGGCGTCTTGCCGACCAGCGCCGGATTGAGATCCTTGCTGGTGAAGAGATGATACGCCGTGAAGGCGCCAATGAACTTCAATTCCTTCGTGGCATTGGCCACTGCTTCGAGCTCGATACCGCGGGAGGTCACCTCGCCGGTCTGGTTCTGCAGCGTGGTGATGACCGGATCGGTGGTGGCCACGTTCTGCCGCTTCAGGTCGAACACCGAGGCGGTGAAGTAGCCGTCGAATCCCTTTGGCGCGACCTTCACGCCGATCTCGGCCTGCTGGCCGGTCTCCGGCAGAAACAACTGGTTCTGCGCGTTGAGCCCGATGATCGGATTGTAGCTTGTCGAATAGGAGACGTAGGGCGCGATACCGTTGTCGAAATTGTAGATCAGCCCAGCGCGCCCGCTGAACCTGCTGTCGTCGCGGCTGGCGACCGTGGCGCCCGTGTCGCGCGCGGCCTGCGTCGTCTCGACCCAATCGTTGCGACCGCTCAGCACCAGCGTGAAGTTGCCGAGCTTCATCTGGTCCTGGACGTAGGTCCCGGCCTGCTTCTGCGTTATCCGGGCGTTGCGAAACGGGGCGCCAGTGATCGGAATGTTGGTCCCGTAGGCGGGATTGAACACGTTGATCGACGGGACTGTACCGAAGTTGAAGGCCTGATAGTCGTCGATCTGGTAGCCCTTCAGATCGACGCCAAACAGCATCGTGTGCCTGACAGGACCGGTGTTGAAGCGGTACTCCAGCTGGTTGTCGAGATTGGCCTGATTGGCAGTGTTCTTCGCATACCAATTGTAGCGAGCCAAACTGGCCGTGTTGATGTCGGACCAGCCGTTGCCGACATAGCCGCGATAAGTCACGTCGACATGCGCGAACCGCGCATTCTGCCGGAACGTCAGATCGTCGGTGAGATTGCGTTCGAACTGGTAGCCGAGCATCTCCTGCTCGCGGGTGAACTTGTCGACGTTGGGATCGCCGGCGAAAAAGCTGGTCGGGATCTTGCCGAGCGGCCCGTTGGTCACCGTGCCCTGGTAGGGCAGGAAGTTGATGCCGCGCGTGTCCTGCTTCGAAGCCGACGCGAGCACCGTAAAGGTCGTGTCGGCATCCGGCTTCCAAGTGAACGATGGCGCGATGAAGTAGTTGTTGTCGGGCGTGAAGTTGACCTGGGTGTTGCCGTTCTGGACCTGGCCGACGACGCGATAGAACAGCTTGCCGTCCTGCGGCTGCGTCGCGACCGGTCCGCCGACGTCGAAGCCGACATAGGCGTTGCCGAAATTGTTGACGCCGGTCTCGATGTAGCGGATCGGCTCGGTCGGCGGCATCTTGCTGATGACGTTGACGATACCGCTCGGGCTCGATCCGCCATAGAGCACTGCCGACGGACCGCGCAGCACCTCGACTCGCTCCATGTTCGAGGGCTGGAGCTTCCAGCTCGCATAGGACGTGTAGAAGAGCTGCATGCCGTCGAGAAACAGTCCGATGTCGTCGGACTTGAAGCCGCGGATCAGCCACCAGTCGTTGCGCGTATCCGCGCCGAACGTTCCGGCGCGCACGCCGGCTGTGTAGCGCAGGACTTCGTCGAGCTTGTTCGGCTTCTGGTCACGGATCTGCTCGGCGCCGATCACCGACACCGATTGCGGCGTCTGCATGATCGGCGTGTTGGTCTTGGTGCCTGACGAGCTGCGGCCGGCGACGTAGCCATTCACCGGACCACGCGGCGTCTCGACGAAGCCGACATTGCGCTGCTGAACCGGTCTGCGGCTGGCGGCGGTCTGCGCCGACGGCCGCGGCGCGCGGCGCGGCGCCGCTGCGGCTGCACGCCGCCGTGCTTCCGGCGCAGTGACGGTGACCGACGGCAGGTTCTGCGCACCACTGTGCGCGGAAGATTGTGCAAGCGACGCCTGCGGCATCAAAACCCAAGCGGACGCGGTCGCCAACACGGCCGACCGCAGCATTCCCAGACTGTTCAACGCGCACCCCAAAGCTGCATTTTTTGATGCGTCATGCCGCCTGTCCCGGAACGGCATGCGCTTGCGACGACGCTTATGTGAGGGAGCGCGAATTCGCTAATTGAAAACTTCTTAGAAAGACTCTTAGAAGCGATCCAATATTTCCGGAGATTGCTGAGGGATCAGCGCGGAACTTTCTCGGCTTCGAGCATTTTCTCGGCGGTCGCCGTGAGACGGTCGATCTGCGCCAGCAGCGTCTCGAACTCGTCCTTGCTCAATTGTTCCAGCAAGCGCCGATTGCGCTCCTGCGCGCCTTCGACGATCGCATCATGCGCGGCGAGGCCCGCCGGGGTCAGAGCGACCAGCACCTCGCGGCTGTCCTTCGGGTTCGCCGATTTCACGATCAGCTTGCGCGAGACCAGTTCCGCGAGCGCGCGGCTGATCTGGCCCTTGTCCTGGCCGACGGCTTCGGCGAGCCGCGCCACGCTCATCGGCGGCCGGCGGCCGAGCGAGGCGACGAGACCGAACTCGACCGAGTTCAGTCCGGCAAGGCGCTTGTAGCGCAGGATCGCGCCGCGCTTGAGCAGGTTGGCGAGCACCATCAGTCGCGACGACAGCATCACGGTGATCGGCGCCGGCGAGTGGCTTCCGTCCGCATCGGGCGACGCGTGCCCGTCCCTGCTCGATGTCTGGCTCATGGTCCACCTCTGCCAAGAAAGCCGGGGCATGCCAAGTCTGGTAGCGCAACCTCCCCCATCTGATCCGAATGCGACTAAGACGCATTCCGGAATATCGTTGACATTGTCATCTATCTGCTTTTGACTGACCCGACACGCGAAGATGACCGGCCATCCAAGGCCTGCGGCGCGGGAGGAACAGCATGACCATGACCCAGCGGGATCGCGATCTCGGCACCGCCTATGCAATGAAGCCGGCGAGCACGCGCACCGAGCTCACCTCGGTCGTGCGCGGCACGCCGATGGGCGAGCTGCTGCGCCGCTACTGGCATCCGGTCGGGCTTGTCAGCGACGCCAGTGACACGCCGAAGAAGGTGCGCGCGCTCGGCGAAGATCTGGTGCTGTTCCGCGACAGGCACGGCCGCGTCGGCCTGCTGCACGCGCGCTGCTGCCATCGCGGCACCACGCTCTACTATGGCAAGGTCGAGGAGGACGGCATCCGCTGCTGCTATCACGGCTGGAAGTTCGACACCGAGGGCCATTGCCTGGAGCAGCCCTGCGAGCCCGACGGCGGCCAGTTCAAGGACAAGGTGCGCCAGCCCTGGTATCCGGTCGAGGAGCGCTACGGGCTGATCTTCGCCTATATGGGCCCGGCCGAGAAACGCCCGGTGCTGCCGGCTTACGAGTGCCTGGAAAACATGGACGACGGCGAGTTCGTCGAGGCCGACGATTCATCGATCGGCGGCGGCGGGCCTGCGGTGATCCCCTGCAACTGGCTCCAGCATTTCGAGAACGTGGTCGACCCCTACCACGTGCCGGTGCTGCACGGCTCGTTCTCGGGGCCGCAATTCACCGACATGATGGCCTCGATGCCGGAGGTGAAATTCGACAAGACGCCGCGCGGCATCGCCGTGCGCTCGATCCGCAGGCAGGGCGACGGCCGTGTGTTCTATCGCGTCACCGAGGCCGCCCTCCCCACTTTGCGTGTCGTGCCGAACCCGCGCGTGGCGCAGTTTGCCCGCGTCGAGTCGATCGGCTGGACCCTGCCGATCGACGACACGTCTTTCCGCATCTACGTCGCCGGCCGCGTCAAGAACACAGGCGACATCGGGCGCATGCGCTCGAAATTCAACGGAAAATTCTGGTGGGACATGACGGAGGAAGAGCACCAGCAATTCCCGGGCGATTACGAGGCCCAGGTCGGCCAGGGCCCGCAGACCATCCACTCCGAGGAGCATTTCGGCCAGAGCGACCGCGGCATCCTGATGATCCGGCGCATGCTGGGCGAGCAACTGGAAGCGATGGAAGCGGGTCGCGATCCGATCGGCGTCTCGTTCGATCAAGGCGCGCCGCCGGTCGAATTCGAAGCGGGGAACTACATCCGCGAAGGCTGACCTGTCAGCCCCACGAAGAGCTGGACCGACAACGATAACAAAGACAAATTGGGGGGATGCGATGGTCGATGTGACGTCACAGATGTCGGTGCAAACGGCCACCGCGGCAAAGCCCTCGCCGCGGCGCTATTACGTGCTCGGCCTGCTCACGATCATCTACGCGCTGAACTTCCTCGACCGCACGATCTTCAACGTCCTGATCGAGCCGATCAAGAAGGAGTTTGCACTCAGCGATACCATGATGGGCTTGCTCGCGGGCTTCGGCTTCGCGCTGTTCTATTCCCTGCTCGGCATTCCCATCGCGCGCGTCGCCGACCGGCTCAACCGGCGCAACATCGTCGCCGCCGCATTCGCGTTCTGGAGCGCGATGACGGCGCTGTGCGGCGCGGCCTCGAGCGTGACCTCGCTGGCGCTGGCGCGCATCGGTGTCGGCATCGGCGAATCCGCAGGCTCGCCCGCCTCGCAGTCGATCGTCGCCGATCTCTTCGCCAAGAACGAGCGCCCGCGCGCGCTCGGTATCTACGCCATCGGCACCTATCTCGGCGTCTTCCTCGGCTATTTCGTCGGCGGCTACGTCAACCAGCACTATGGCTGGCGGATGGCGTTCTATGTCGCCGGCCTGCCCGGCATCCTGCTCGCATTGGTCCTGTGGCTGACGATAACAGAGCCGAAGCGCGGCGCGATGCAGGAGAGCTTCGTGCCCGAGCCGCTGGGGCCGACGCTGCGCTTCCTCGCCTCGCAGCGCAGCTTCGTCATCGTGCTGATCGGCTTCTGCCTCACCACCTACACGAACTACGCGACCGCGGCCTGGATCCCGCCGTTCCTCTCGCGCGTGCACCACCTGTCGAGCGCTGAGATCGGCACCTATGCGGGCACCTTCAAGGGGCTCGCGGGCATGGCCGGCACCCTGCTCGGCGGCTTCGTGGTGGCGCAAATCGGCCGCCGCGACGACCGCTGGAAGCTGTGGGCGCCCGCGATCACCTCGGGCCTTGCCGGCCCGGTGTTCGCGCTCTGCATGCTGACGCAGGACTTTGCGATGATGGTCGCCATGCTGGCGCTGACCTCGTTCCTGGTCGGCTTCCATCTCGGGCCGATCTTCGCGATCGCGCAGACGGTCGCCAAGCCGAGCATGCGGGCGCTCGCCTCCGCGCTGATCGCGCTCACCGCCACCTGCTTCGGCCAGGGCGTCGGCCCGCTCGCCGTGGGCGTCGTCAACGACGCCCTGAAGGGCGCTTACGGCGCGGACGCCGTGCGCTATTCCCTGCTCTCGGCGGCGGTCACCACCGTCCTCGGCGCCCTGCTGTTCGTCTGGGCGGCCCGCACGATCCGGGACGATATCGGCCGGGCGGCCTGAGCCCCGTCCTGCGGGGCAAGCCCGGCGCAACCAACCGGGCGTAGAGATGAAACCATTTTGCGGAACCCGCGAAACCATCCGGAAACAGACGGTCCTTACAACAAGAGCCCATAGACGGCGGCAAAGCCCGTCGGGAGGCTCATATGAACCACTCCATTCACTCTGTTGATCGTGCGACCCACCTGAAGATCGTAGTGGTGGCGCTGGTGGCCGGTATTGCCGTGGCCGCCTTCGGGATCGCAGCCCGCACCAATGCCGATTACAGCCAGACCGCCCAATCCACCCACGTGATCAAGGCCGGCAAGCCGGTCGTGGTGACCAGCGCGGGTGCGTCCCAGATTCGCTGAGGCGCACTCTTCCGGGCTGGACCGATGGCCGCCTCCGGGCGGCCATTTTCGTTTTCCAGAGCAATGCTTAGCCGAGATTGACCGGCGCAGCGCAACGTCCTTGACTTCACCCAGTCCCGCCTTTAATTCCCCCCTCGTTCCGCGCGCGTTCAGCGAACCACGCGGGAGTAGCTCAGTTGGTTAGAGCGCCGGCCTGTCACGCCGGAGGTCGCGGGTTCGAGCCCCGTCTCTCGCGCCATTTTTGGCAATCCTTTCATAGCCTTAGCCCGAACTTCTCGACGCCTTTCGTGCTTGCGCGGGCGATCGGCGGCCTTCGTCCGGCAGAGCCCGCGCCATAGTCAGCCCGCGCCCGAATCGTCTAGGCCTTCCGGTCTTAGAGAATCCCCACGTTCTCTCAGCTTTTCAGGGGGTTCCCTGCCATTGAACATTGGAGGAGGCCAGACATGGCTAAGAAGGATTCGGCCAAGAAGGCAGCCGCGGCCGCGACCATCACGCTCAAGCACCTCGCCGCAGATATTGCGGAGAGCCAGGACCTGTCGAAGAAGCGCGCCGAGGCCGTTCTCACCGACATGGTCGACCTGATCACCAAGCACCTGAAGAAGGGCGATCGCGTCCGCATCGTCGGGCTCGGCATCCTCCAGGTCCGCAAGCGCGCCGCCCGCACCGGCCGCAACCCGGCCACCGGCGAGCCGATCCACATCAAGGCCAGCAAGAAGGTCACCTTCCACCCGGTCAAGGAACTGAAAGAGGCGATCTAAACAAGCTTAAGCCTGATCCGGCCGCATCAAGGCCTGCTTTTCTGATATACCGCCTCTCTCCCCTGACCCCGGCGGTTTGACCAGAAATGTCCTCCCTCACCTTTTCGCACACCGTGACCGAGCGCTTCCTGCGCTACGTCACCATCGACACCCAGTCCGATCCGGAATCCCCCAGCTCGCCCTCGACCGAGAAGCAGAAGGACCTCGGCCGCGTGCTTGCCGCCGAGCTCAGGGACATCGGCGTGGCGGACGCCCATCTCGACGATTACGGCTACGTCTACGGAACGATCCCGGCCAACACCGACAAGAAGGTGCCGGTGATCTGCTTCTGCTCGCACATGGACACCTCGCCCGACGTGACCGGCAAGGCCGTCAAGCCGCAGGTCGTGACGAACTATCGCGGCGGCGACATCGTGCTGCCGGGCGATACCAGCCAGGTGATCCGCTTCACGGAGCATCCAGCGCTGAAGAACCAGATCGGCAACGACATCATCACCACCGACGGCACCACGCTGCTGGGCGCCGACAACAAGGCCGGCGTCGCCGAGATCATGGATGCCGCGTATTTCTTCATCAACAACCCCGACGTGAAGCACGGCACCATCAAGATCCTGTTCACGCCGGACGAAGAGATTGGCCGCGGCGTCGACAATGTCGATCTGAAGAAGCTCGGGGCCGACTTCGGCTACACCATGGACGGCGAAAGCGCGGGCTGCGTCGAGGACGAGACCTTCTCGGCCGACGGCGCCACCATCACCATCACCGGCGTCAGCGCCCATCCCGGCTATGCCAAGGGCAAGATGGAGCACGCGGTCAAGATCGCGGCCGCCATCGTCGAGCGTCTGCCCAGAGAAGGCTGCTCGCCGGAGACGACTTCGGGCAAGCAGGGCTTCCTGCATCCGATCGGTATCGAGGGCGCGCTGGAGCAGGCAACACTCTCTTTCATCGTCCGCGACTTCACCGAGGAAGGCTTGAGGGAGAAAGAGGACCTGCTCGAGGGCATCGTCAAGGATGTGATGAAGGACTATCCGCGCTCGACCTACAAGTTCGAAGTCAGGGAGCAGTACCGCAACATGAAGCAGGTGATCGACCGTCACCCGCACGTGCTCGAATACGCCATCGAGGCGATCCGCCGCGCCGGCCTGCGCCCGATGCGCACCGCGATCCGCGGCGGCACCGACGGCTCGCGCCTGTCCTTCATGGGCCTGCCCTGCCCCAATATTTTTGCGGGCGAGCACGCGTTCCACTCGCGCCTGGAATGGGTCAGCCGGCAGGACATGGAAAAGGCGGTGCAGACCATCGTGCATCTCGCGATGATCTGGGAGGAGAAGGCCTAGCGCGATCATGCAATACATCGCGTCCGGTCGCGCCAGGCTTGCGACAGAAGTTTCAGGCGACGGCTCGGCTGTCGTCTTCCTTCATGCCAATGTGTGCGACCGGCGCATGTGGCGCGCCCAATTGGATGGAATGGCTGCCACCCACAGGGCGGTCGCGTACGACCGACGCGGCTTTGGCGAAACGCGCGCCGAGCCGGAGGACTTTTCTGCGCTCGCAGATCTCGTCGCAGTGCTGGAGGCGACCGCGGACGGCAAGCCCGCGATCCTCGTTGGCTGCTCCCTCGGCGGCCGCATCGCGCTCGATGCCGCATTGCGGCACCCGTCGCGTGTCCGCGCGCTCGTTCTGATCGCTCCCAATGTCGCGGGCGCGCCCGACCCGGTCTATTCTCCCGAGATCGAGACATTGATGATGCAGTCGAAGGAGGCGGAGGCCTCCGGCGACCTCGGACGGCTGAACGCGATGAAAGCCAGGCTCTGGCTGGACGGACCGCTGGCGGCCGAAGGTCGCGTGACCGGCCCCGCGCGTGACCTGCTGCTGGATATGAACAGCATCGCGCTTCGTTCACCGCCGTTCGGATCGGACGTGGACATCAAGCCGTTCTTCCACCGTCTCCACGAAATCTCGGTGCCAACGCTGGTCATATGGGGCGGTCTCGATTTTCCCTACGTTCAGGACCGCTGTCGCCAGCTCGTCGCTTCGGTCCCGGGAGCGCAAGGTCACGAAATGCCCGATGTGGCCCATCTCCCGAACCTGGAACGCCCGGCGGAGATCTCGACGCTGATCGCCGAGTTCGTCCGCCGATGTGCCTCAAACAGATAGCTGAGCCCACGCCTGATCGGACTACGGCACCGGCATCGCGCGCCGGCCGCGATGGAAGCGGTCCGAACTTGTCATCCAGTCCGGCAGAGGCTCGCCGTCGCGGTGCCGGCCGCCTGCAGCAGCGGCAGCCCAGGCCACCACCGCTCCAATCAGGGTTGCGGCTGCAACCGAGAAGGCGAGGATGATCGAGCTGCGTCGCGCGCGGTTGATCGCCGTGCGGGAGTCCGCAATCACGGCATCGACCCGACGCTCGGAGTCCGGCGCCGGCAATCCGGTCAGCGCTGCGACCTGTTGCACCAGATAGGCGCGATCGTCAGTGCTGACGCCGCTGTGGCTCGACGACGTCATCAGGATGCGCCCGGCTTCCGCGCGGGTTTCCCTCAGGTCGGTGGGAGGTCGCCTCGGCGCGCGGAACAGCTTGTCCAGTTCATAGCTCAGCATCGGTTCTGCCGCAGTCGCTGCGCCGGTCGAAGTCCGGGCCGGCGAGCGATCGATCGCAGCCGCACCGAGAAGCGCGAGGAAGGCGCCGCCGATCAGCACGGCCAACGCCCATGACATCAGACCATGGAGACCGTCCCGACGCTCGCCCTCGTCGTCCATGCCCGCAGGCGAGACGGCAGGCCGCCTGATGCGACCCGCAATGTAGCCGCCGAGGCTGAAACTCGCGGCGGCCTGAAGGATCAAATACAATCCCGAAAGCAGTGCCAGT is from Bradyrhizobium xenonodulans and encodes:
- a CDS encoding TonB-dependent siderophore receptor is translated as MLRSAVLATASAWVLMPQASLAQSSAHSGAQNLPSVTVTAPEARRRAAAAAPRRAPRPSAQTAASRRPVQQRNVGFVETPRGPVNGYVAGRSSSGTKTNTPIMQTPQSVSVIGAEQIRDQKPNKLDEVLRYTAGVRAGTFGADTRNDWWLIRGFKSDDIGLFLDGMQLFYTSYASWKLQPSNMERVEVLRGPSAVLYGGSSPSGIVNVISKMPPTEPIRYIETGVNNFGNAYVGFDVGGPVATQPQDGKLFYRVVGQVQNGNTQVNFTPDNNYFIAPSFTWKPDADTTFTVLASASKQDTRGINFLPYQGTVTNGPLGKIPTSFFAGDPNVDKFTREQEMLGYQFERNLTDDLTFRQNARFAHVDVTYRGYVGNGWSDINTASLARYNWYAKNTANQANLDNQLEYRFNTGPVRHTMLFGVDLKGYQIDDYQAFNFGTVPSINVFNPAYGTNIPITGAPFRNARITQKQAGTYVQDQMKLGNFTLVLSGRNDWVETTQAARDTGATVASRDDSRFSGRAGLIYNFDNGIAPYVSYSTSYNPIIGLNAQNQLFLPETGQQAEIGVKVAPKGFDGYFTASVFDLKRQNVATTDPVITTLQNQTGEVTSRGIELEAVANATKELKFIGAFTAYHLFTSKDLNPALVGKTPTNTPEMLVSGWADYTFKDGPLEGFGFGGGVRYIGSSWADTANTLEVPAVVLGDLAVHYEWQNWRTAINVINFTDKIYVASCASTSSCFYGDRRRVAASVSYKW
- a CDS encoding NuoB/complex I 20 kDa subunit family protein codes for the protein MGLNPASSAGPVLAPAPKGILDPSTGKPVGANDPFFLEVNSELSDKGFFVAATDDLITWARTGSLMWMTFGLACCAVEMMQVSMPRYDVERFGFAPRASPRQSDVMIVAGTLTNKMAPALRKVYDQMPEPRYVISMGSCANGGGYYHYSYSVVRGCDRIVPIDIYVPGCPPTAEALLYGVLLLQKKIRRTGTIER
- a CDS encoding PepSY-associated TM helix domain-containing protein, which produces MKARTVRLWSVVHTWTSLISTVFLLLLCLTGLPLIFHHEIDELLGYAPQPEAHAGAARATTQAVADAALAADPGRVMQYISWDKDEPGIVTAFTNSAVDGLPDNTTVRAFDAVSTKLLGPVGIGPMLIMLKLHTDMFVGQPGKLFLGGMGLLFAIAIVSGVVLYWPFTRRLRFATIRDRASRRVRWLDWHNLIGVVTVAWALVVGVTGVVNTWAELMLNQWKATELASMVAPYAGKPPPSHLASLDDVVARARQAAPGMEVAFIAFPGTPFSSSHHFAAFMRGDTALTARLLKPVLLDGETGEVADSRALPLYLQALLISQPLHFGDYGGMPLKVIWAALDLLTIVVIGSGLYLWLARRRKRAPAKADAFARRAPVPS
- a CDS encoding aromatic ring-hydroxylating dioxygenase subunit alpha: MTMTQRDRDLGTAYAMKPASTRTELTSVVRGTPMGELLRRYWHPVGLVSDASDTPKKVRALGEDLVLFRDRHGRVGLLHARCCHRGTTLYYGKVEEDGIRCCYHGWKFDTEGHCLEQPCEPDGGQFKDKVRQPWYPVEERYGLIFAYMGPAEKRPVLPAYECLENMDDGEFVEADDSSIGGGGPAVIPCNWLQHFENVVDPYHVPVLHGSFSGPQFTDMMASMPEVKFDKTPRGIAVRSIRRQGDGRVFYRVTEAALPTLRVVPNPRVAQFARVESIGWTLPIDDTSFRIYVAGRVKNTGDIGRMRSKFNGKFWWDMTEEEHQQFPGDYEAQVGQGPQTIHSEEHFGQSDRGILMIRRMLGEQLEAMEAGRDPIGVSFDQGAPPVEFEAGNYIREG
- a CDS encoding MarR family winged helix-turn-helix transcriptional regulator, which codes for MSQTSSRDGHASPDADGSHSPAPITVMLSSRLMVLANLLKRGAILRYKRLAGLNSVEFGLVASLGRRPPMSVARLAEAVGQDKGQISRALAELVSRKLIVKSANPKDSREVLVALTPAGLAAHDAIVEGAQERNRRLLEQLSKDEFETLLAQIDRLTATAEKMLEAEKVPR
- a CDS encoding NADH-quinone oxidoreductase subunit C; the protein is MDDAKLDALGQTIVSALPGAALGHSVAFNQLTVDVEAGKIVEVVTYLRDDPKCRFVNFTDITAADYPDREKRFDVIYHFLSPTLNTRIRLKAQADETTQVPSLIEVFPGADWFEREAYDLYGVFFVGHPDMRRILTDYGFEGHPLRKDFPTTGFVEVRYDDQEKRVVYEPVRLNQEFRKFDFLSPWEGADYPLPGDEKAGPKV
- a CDS encoding NADH-quinone oxidoreductase subunit A, yielding MSGILQNYLPLVVFIGVAGLIGLVLLIAPFIVAFQQPDPEKLSAYECGFNAFDDARMKFDVRFYLVAILFIIFDLEVAFLFPWAVAFGKLGATGFWSMVVFLAVLTVGFAYEWKKGALEWD